One Chloroflexota bacterium genomic window, TGGAGGTCACGTCGCCCCGCCGGGCGATGGGAATGGCCGTGAGCAGGGCCGGTACGAGCGGTGGGAGCTCGGTCAGGCGATTCGATCGCGCACGCAGCACCATGACCGCAATGTCGAACGTGACCAGCTGATCCTTCGCCTGCTCGAGAAACGATATGACCTGTTCTCGTGACACCGACGGGAATCCTTCAATGAATTCGTCGATAGTGTCGCCTGCCTCAAGGTAGTCAAGCAGCGTCTGGACAGGGACTCGTGTTCCCGTAAAGACGGGCGTCCCCCCCATAACCTCTGGGTCGCACGAGAAAGGTGATTCCATCTGCAAAGGTCCATCCCAGCGTGGCCGGTCATCTCCACGATACCGTAGCCCCTGGCAGGGCGATGGCATGTTCATTGGTGTCCCCGAAGCATCATGGAACGGGCGGTCGGGGACTGAAGTCCCCGCCTACCGTCACGCCGTCGCTGCGCGACGGCCGTGGGGAACGGCAGGCACTGGTGCGACTGGCGCGTCGCGCAGCGACGGCAGGAGTGTAGGCGGGGCTTTCAAGCCCCGACGCGGCGGCACGACGACATCAACATGC contains:
- a CDS encoding DUF433 domain-containing protein gives rise to the protein MESPFSCDPEVMGGTPVFTGTRVPVQTLLDYLEAGDTIDEFIEGFPSVSREQVISFLEQAKDQLVTFDIAVMVLRARSNRLTELPPLVPALLTAIPIARRGDVTSIGETSSTR